Within Vannielia litorea, the genomic segment TGCGCCACCTGCGGCATCTACACCCACCACCAGCGCCGCTCGAACCCCGAGGAATACGGCGTGAACGCGGCCTGCCTCGAGAGCGTCAACCCGCGCGACCTGGAGCCGATCCCCTGGGCCGACGGCGTGAACCACCCCAGCGACCGCAGCTGACTCCGCTGCCGGGTTCCTCGAGTGCTTTCAGCAAGACGCAGCAGCAGCCGCGCGCTGTCCCGACCGGGGCGCGCAAAGCGTGAACGATCCTGATCAGATGCGCCCCGCCCGCGCCGCCCGGGCGCGCGCCTACTCGCCGCGCACCAGCTTGGCGAACTTGGGAAACAGCGTCGGGTTCGCGGCGATGATCTCGCCATCGGCAAGCATGCTGTTGCCCTCGCGGATCGGCTCCACGAAGCCGCCCGCCTCGCGCACGATCAGCAGACCGGCGGCGATGTCCCAGGCGTTCAGCCGCTTCTCCCAGTAGCCGTCGAACCGGCCCGCCGCCACATAGGCAAGGTCGAGCGCGGCCGCGCCCCAGCGGCGCACCCCGGCGCAGGTCGGCAGCAGGCGCGCGCAGGCCTTCAGCGTCTCGGGCAGCTCCGGGCGGCCACCGAAGGGCAGGCCGGTGGCAAAGATGCTCTCGATCATCCGCTCGCGCCCCGAAACCCGCAGCCGGGTCTCGTTCATGAAGGCGCCGCCGCCCTTCTCGGCAAAGAACATCTCGTCCTTCGCCGGGTCGAAGACCACGCCGGCCACGACCTCGCCCTTGTGCTCCAGCGCGATCGACACAGCCCAATGCGGCAGCCCGTGC encodes:
- a CDS encoding inositol monophosphatase family protein, translating into MSGSANLNTMIKAARAAGRSLVKDFREVENLQVSTKGPGDFVSRADTRAEEIVKAELMGARPTYGWLGEEGGGTPGEDPTRRWIVDPLDGTTNFLHGLPHWAVSIALEHKGEVVAGVVFDPAKDEMFFAEKGGGAFMNETRLRVSGRERMIESIFATGLPFGGRPELPETLKACARLLPTCAGVRRWGAAALDLAYVAAGRFDGYWEKRLNAWDIAAGLLIVREAGGFVEPIREGNSMLADGEIIAANPTLFPKFAKLVRGE